The DNA region CTGAAGTGTTGCCTCTTTATCGTCCGGATGAATCTTTTCGAACAGATCTTTTCTTGACAGAGGCCCCATTGATTTATCAGCATCCAGCAGTCTGTACTTATTATCCCCCCAGAATACCCGTCCTGTTTCCAGGTTTTTTTCCCAGTACCCGATACCGGCAATTTTCTCAGCCACACGCAGCTGATCGAGCGTTCGACGAATTCGAATCTGCTGCTCTTTCGTGCGTGTCACATCGAGCATCACACCGATCATGCGTTTCGGATTACCATTCCTGTCAAATTCAACATCCGCTTTTTCGTAAATCCACTTCTCCTGTTTATTTTTGTGGTTCCGTATTTTGTATTCCGCTTCAAACGTTTCCCCTTTTTCCATCGCTTCAGCAAAATTTACGGCTACATACCGGAAATTGGGATGCAGGCTGTTTTCCCACAAATCAAGTGATACGTTCTTATCTTCCGCGACCCAAAACATCTGCCTCAACAGATCAGATGATTTCACATAACCGCTTTCAATATCAAGTGTATACGTAGCAAGGTTAGCAACGCGCTGTGTTTCCCTCAGAAACCGCTCGCTCTCTTCCAGTTCCTCTTCTTTCTTTTTTCTTGCCGTTATATCCACGTGGGTTCCCACCATTCGCACCGACTCGCCATGTTCGTTCCATTCTACAGAACGGCCGCGGTCAAGAATCCAAACCCAGTGCCCATCTTTGTGGCGCATACGAACTTCACATTCATACAGGTCGCTTTCACCTTCAAAATAACGCTCAACGGTTTCGGTAAACAGCTCCAGGTCATCCGGGTGAACCAGTTGATTCCAGGTTTCGATACTGATCGGTTCCAGTTCTTCGATTGTGTAACCTACAAGCCGGGCCCAAATCTCATCAAATACAACATCCCCGGTTTGCGGGTTCCACTCCCAAAGCCCCACATTCGCGCTGTTTGTGGTTAATTTCAGGCGCTCCCTGCTTTTTTTAATTTGCCGTTCGAGCTCTTTTATATCTGAAATATCAACGTGCGTACCGGTCATACGAACAACATTTCCTTCACTGTCGCGCTCAGTAACTTTTCCACGGTCAATCATCCACACCCAGCGACCATCTTTATGGCGCATGCGAATTTCGGTGTCGTAAACTGGTATTTCACCTGAAAAATGTTGCTCCAGAAGCTGCTTTGTCTCATTAACATCATCGGGATGGGTGAGGGATTCCCATTTTTCAAATGTTATTGGCTCAAGTTCTTCACGAGTATACCCGATCATTTCCGCCCACTCATCATTACACTGAATAGTTCCATCTGCCGGGTTAAAATCCCACAACCCAACACCGCCACTTTCAACCGCCAGTTTAAGCTGCTCCTCAAGACCTTTCACTTCGGTCAAATCGATTCCCACACCAATCTTCAGATCATCCGAAAGTTCCATGTTCATCCAGGTTGTGTTGAGCACTTCTCCATCCCGGGCACATATTCTGAAATTTTCCCAGCTGTGATCCGCCTGCTGCATGTGTTCAACAGCTTTCTTGTAATCTTTTTCATCAGCCATAAGCCGATGAAGGAAATCATCCCGCCTCAGATCTTCCTTGGTGTATCCAAGCCGCTGGCCTGCAAAATCATTGAAATTAATGACATTTTTTTCTTCATCGTGGATGTTAATAAACACCGGCAGGTTGTTGAAAATCTCCAGGAGCTTTTCTTTATCCTTCAGGTTCTCCTTCTCGAGCTTTTCCCTTTCAGTAATATCGTGACCAATTCCTACAATTGTGTTGTCAGACAGTTTTACGTTACTCCAAACCTGTGTTCGAACTTCACCTGATCTCGTTGTGATCTGGAACTCCTTCCAGCCGGTGCCCGGTTTTTGCATAAATTCAACAGCTTTTTTTCGCTCTTCAGGATTGGGATAGCACACCTCAACAAGATCTATATCGTCCTTTTCATCCACCGACCAGCCGATGACTTTTTCAAACTCCCGGTTTACCTCTGTTACTTCAAGGTTTTCATTAAATACCGTTATAAGAATCGGAATTTCATCAAACAGACTCTCAAATTTTTCTCTTTCTAAATCGAGTTTTTTTCTCAGGTTTTTACTTTCCGTGATGTCCGATGTAATTCCAACTACCCGATTTACGCTCCCATTTTCCTGTATCGAATTTCCCTTGGTCCATAACCACCGTTCTTCATCATTGCTATCCAGAATCCGGTATTCAACATTAAAATTGTCGCCGTCTTCAATGGTCCGCTTCGCATTTCTTGTAAAATAATCCAGATCATCCGGATGAAGCCTTTTGTACACATGCCTGAGCGTCATTTCTTCCGAGGCAGGGTAATCGAAAAATCGATTGTGGTTTGATGATGTGATATAGGAGTCGGTGTCTATAAAATACTCCCAGGTAGCTGTTTTTGCCGTTTCGAGAGCCATGGTAAGACTTTGGTCAACCCGCTGCAGTTTTTTCTTATCTGCTGTAATCTGTTTTTGATACTCATTAATCAGGTAATAGAGGCCAAATGCCGTTGCAAGTACATAAAACCACCCTTTTGCAATTTGCAGATTCGTCAGTAGTGAAACATCATCCACAAAGTATTCAAGGATTGTATCCGTTGTGGTAATCCAGATCAAAGCAATGACCAGGTAGATTAATGCAATGCGTAAGGGAGAAAATTTCATAAGCTCTGAGTTACTGCTGTTTACAGATCCGGTAATTATAAATTTTGGATGAAGCCAAATTTCCTGATACTAAAAATCATACCGGTGTGGAATAAATCCTGTATCAAATATAGTTAAGTACCACTCTGAAATCTGCCAAAATACCTGTGAATCCGATGTAAGATCAATTGGGTGAATCATAAAAAATGACGAAGCCCTCATTTCACCCGTTTTGGATCCAATCAACTTTCAATTCAATAAAGATCGTTTTTCCACTTCACGACGTCATCCGTAAACACCTACCATTTGCCTTCACGTACCGGATAGCTTCCTAAAATTTTCACGTATTGAGCCCGTTTTTTCAGTTTTTCAAGCGCATCGGCAACTCGCAGTTCTTCTGTATTTCCTTCCAAGTCGAGATAAAAAAGAGATTGCCAGGGGTGATGGGGACGCGGCCGTGATTCCAGCTTAGTCATATTAATTCCATGATCACCGAGCAAGTTCAGGCAGGAAAGCAACGCTCCTTTTTCATCGGCAGTCGCAAAAATGAGCGAGGTTTTGCAGTTCAGCTGCGGGTCGCACGAAACCTCATCGGTACTTACCACAACAAATCGCGTATAATTCTCTTTCTGATTCGCCAGATCGTGTTTCAGAATTTCCAGATCATATAGTTCGGCAGCGTAAGCACTTCCGATCGCAGCCTGGGAAAGATCCCCGTCGTTTCGCACTTTTCGGGCGGCCATCGCGGTGTCAAAATAACTTTCAACGTGGCAGCGCGGTAGTTTTGCCAGAAAATGGCTGCACTGAGCGATCGCCTGCGGATGAGAAAGCACCCGGCGGATATTATCAAGCTCCACTTTTTGGGGTGCCATCAGGCAGTGGATCACCCGTAAAATTTCTTCCCCGATAATGAAAAGATCTTTTTCTGCCAGCAGATCGTAGGTGTCGTTTATGGATCCGGCCGTTGTGTTTTCAATCGGCAGCATTGCCACATCGGCATCACCTTTTTCAACCGCCTCAGCCGCCTGGTCGAATCGCGTAAACCCTACACACACCACCTCATCGTAGCGCTGCTTGAAGTGACGCATGGCCACCTGGTGGCTAAACGCACCGTCGGTTCCCTGGTACGCCACTTTGATGCTTGAATTCTCAGCTTTTTCATTTTGATGATCCACCAGTGCGTTGGTCTGGTAGCGAACAGAGTGATGGATCACCTCCCGAAAAAGCTGCTCCAGAAAATAGGGATCCATCCCGGCAGCCGACGCCTTCTTTCGAATCGACTCCATCATTTTCTCTTCGCGGCCCGGATCGCGAATCTCTTTGGAGTTTTCCATTTTATTGGCAAGAACATTGCGCACAATACGCTGGCGTTCTCCAAGGGCGTCTATTATGGTTTGATCAAGCCGGTCGATCGTTTGTCTGATCTCTTCCAGGGAGTCGTTTTTCATCTTTAGTAAAAAAATTCCAGATTCTAAATATTCGTAAACGGTTTACCGCCCAGCTGCAAAAATAATGTCGAACTGAGACGGAAAAACCGACTACTGCAATGTAGTAAATCAAGAAGTTCTCTGCATCTTGTCCGGCATGTTATTTATCACCCGGATTCAGCCATCAACAGATGACCTTAACGGTTAAATGCAGGGCGTCCCGGCGGTTCCGGCAGATAGACCGGTGAGGTTCCCGATCCGATAATAGCAGCAGCTGCACTACCCGCCATCACTGCAGCTGTTCCTGCAACCCAGAACCGGTTCCGGTAGAAAAATGAGCCTCTTACCCGTTCTTCATTTTTGGGATTATGGAATGCAACCGGATTCAATTCACGCATATTCACTGAAGAATAACTTTTTACCAGCGACGGGTGAACGCTGTTTTTACTGATGAGATCTTTGCCCTCTATCCGCGTATTGAACGAAATCGAAATCACGTGGTTTTTCCCGGGAAAAATCGAGAGTTCTGCTGATTGATCCGTCACGCCTTCCACTCCTCTTACTTGAAAAGAGCTTTTCAGATATGATCCGCGGACAGTTTCCGTGAAATCTGCCAAAAACCGAATTTCTCCGGAATGTTTGATCGCTATCGATTCTGTATGGATCTGAACTCCCCGAATTCTAATGTTTCCATCTTTCATCCACTCTGCCAGGGAATCTGCATTAACGCGCTTCAGGTCTGAAATAGAAGTTAAAATCGTGATCGATACCTGGTTTTCACCAGTTCGGTCAGCTGTAAGATTATGATGGATATTACCATCAATCCAGAGCTGATGAATACTCATCTCACCCGGTTTGAGACTTTGATCCGCCCGGTTCTGCATTGCTGATACACTCTCGGGCACAGCAATGCTAACTATCCCGATCAGAACTACTGCAATTCCCAACTGTTTCATGATTCCGGTGTTTATAAAATTAATTTTCATTTTGCGCCCCTTATTTGATTAATGTCATTCGTCCGACTTTCATCGCCTCACCCGCAGTGAGCCTGTAGAAGTACACTCCGCTGGCAAGACTGCCGGCATTAAAATGAACATTGTGCCAGCCGGCCTGCTGAATGCCATCCTGCAGCACCATCACCCGCCTGCCCATTATATCATAGACTTCAAGACGTACATGCTCCTGGCCTGGTACCGAGTAGCGAATATTCGTGGACGGATTGAACGGATTCGGATAGTTCTGTTCCAGGGCAAATTCCACCGGCATCAGTTCCTCCTGTTTCTCGAGCAGGAAGTTCATCTCGCCTACGTAGAGTTCATACGTTGTATGCGGTTCGGTCAGCGTGGCTTCCGCTTCTTCACCGCTCTCAAGCAGCCAGGTAAGTTTGGTTACCGGGTTCACCAGAAGCACACCTGCGCTGCTGCTTAAACCGCTGATTTCTGCCTTCCAGCTGAATGTGGATCCCACTTTTCCTTTTAGCTCCAGGTCGTACCTGCTGCCCTGTGCATCAAACCTCGTTTCATCGCGCAGATACCCGCCGCGATACATTTCGGTATCGGAAAGCATCATACCATACCGGCTCATTTCGAGCGATGGGAACGGACGTTTATAGGTGCCCCGATCTTCATCAGACACCGAATAAACCAGTTCCACACCAAATGAAAGATCTGCCCCAAAATCTGCCGTTACGTTTGCCACTTCCGGTGATTTGCTCATTGCTGCCCCGGAAAGTTTGTTGTTTTCCCGGTTATTTTCACCCCTGCGCTGCTCCATTCGGCTATAGGGAATATCAATCCCGTCCAGCGGATTTTGCACGTTGTTGTAGTAGTAATATCCAAGCACGGGATGGAGGCTGTCTGCGGGAATGAACTGTTCTTCATATCCGAACAGGTCACCGCTGATGTTATTCAATTCCTGTACCTCACTCCAGCTTACCACTCCGCGATGCGGGTTGGAGATGATATTCCATCCGGGCTGTAGTTCGATTGTATACGCATCCCGTTCGTTGGTTTTTACGCTCGTTGTTTGCAGTTCAATATCGAGAACGTCTTTGCTGAGCACCCAAAATCCGCGTCCCGGTGCAAAAACGAATCGTTCATCATCGGGATGATACTCTTCATAATACTCGGTGACTGATCCGATATCAAAGAACGCTTTCCAATCCCGACCGTACCGGCCATCAAAGAAACTGTCTACACGCAGGTTATCATTGCCCGGCAAGCCGATGAGGCGATAATCCAGGCTGGTGATTTCACGGTTTTGAGCCGGGGCATCCGGATTGTGACCGAAATTCACTTTGTTTTCTACAACCTGTTCGTGATCATTCTCAGATGACGCTTTCCGCGTTCGAAACTGCATCGTATCACTCCAATCGCTCGTCGTTTGATCGCTTTCAATCCGAAGCCGCCAGTAGTAGGTGTGATAATCCTCAAGCCCGGTAATCTGTGCAGATGCTTCCGCAGAAACCGAATCGGCCAGCAGCTCCACAAAGTTTTCTGATGTGGAAAGCTGCACGCGAACCGGCGATTCACTGTACGCTTTTGTCCATTGAAGAACAGGCGCTGTGCTGATCTCTTCCGACATCATCGCGGGAAAACCGTGTACAGGCGTTTTAGCCACGGTTACAAAATGCCCGCTTTCCGACCATTCAGAGCTGCCGCTGCTGTTGGATGCCTGAACACGCCAGTAGTAGTGCGTATAATCCGAAAGTTCTCTGTTGATTTGGAATGAAAGTTCTGTGTGATTTTGTACGTCACTCAGCAGTTCGCCAAATTCCGGATCACCGCTCAGCTGCACCGAATAATGAGTGGCGTTTTCGGAAGGATTCCAGCTAAGTTCCGGGTGAACGCTCACACTTCCCTCATGTTGATAAGGTCCCACCAGTACTACCGGTTTTGGAACTTCCACTTGTGTAGTGAAGCTCGAGCTCACCGCCCGGTTTGCCACACCATCCCGGTTCGTTACCGCACCCTCTTCAATATCAAGCCGGTAGCCGGTAACATACTCAAGTGTTTCATGGTTGATGATCAGGCTGTTTTCATCAATTGAAAGCTCAATCGGCAGATTCACGCCGTTATGATTTTTCAGCGTGATACGATCAAAATCGGCCTCAAGCACCGGCTGGTCGAAATCAATCGT from Rhodohalobacter sp. SW132 includes:
- the pheA gene encoding prephenate dehydratase, which gives rise to MKNDSLEEIRQTIDRLDQTIIDALGERQRIVRNVLANKMENSKEIRDPGREEKMMESIRKKASAAGMDPYFLEQLFREVIHHSVRYQTNALVDHQNEKAENSSIKVAYQGTDGAFSHQVAMRHFKQRYDEVVCVGFTRFDQAAEAVEKGDADVAMLPIENTTAGSINDTYDLLAEKDLFIIGEEILRVIHCLMAPQKVELDNIRRVLSHPQAIAQCSHFLAKLPRCHVESYFDTAMAARKVRNDGDLSQAAIGSAYAAELYDLEILKHDLANQKENYTRFVVVSTDEVSCDPQLNCKTSLIFATADEKGALLSCLNLLGDHGINMTKLESRPRPHHPWQSLFYLDLEGNTEELRVADALEKLKKRAQYVKILGSYPVREGKW
- a CDS encoding PAS domain-containing protein, whose translation is MKFSPLRIALIYLVIALIWITTTDTILEYFVDDVSLLTNLQIAKGWFYVLATAFGLYYLINEYQKQITADKKKLQRVDQSLTMALETAKTATWEYFIDTDSYITSSNHNRFFDYPASEEMTLRHVYKRLHPDDLDYFTRNAKRTIEDGDNFNVEYRILDSNDEERWLWTKGNSIQENGSVNRVVGITSDITESKNLRKKLDLEREKFESLFDEIPILITVFNENLEVTEVNREFEKVIGWSVDEKDDIDLVEVCYPNPEERKKAVEFMQKPGTGWKEFQITTRSGEVRTQVWSNVKLSDNTIVGIGHDITEREKLEKENLKDKEKLLEIFNNLPVFINIHDEEKNVINFNDFAGQRLGYTKEDLRRDDFLHRLMADEKDYKKAVEHMQQADHSWENFRICARDGEVLNTTWMNMELSDDLKIGVGIDLTEVKGLEEQLKLAVESGGVGLWDFNPADGTIQCNDEWAEMIGYTREELEPITFEKWESLTHPDDVNETKQLLEQHFSGEIPVYDTEIRMRHKDGRWVWMIDRGKVTERDSEGNVVRMTGTHVDISDIKELERQIKKSRERLKLTTNSANVGLWEWNPQTGDVVFDEIWARLVGYTIEELEPISIETWNQLVHPDDLELFTETVERYFEGESDLYECEVRMRHKDGHWVWILDRGRSVEWNEHGESVRMVGTHVDITARKKKEEELEESERFLRETQRVANLATYTLDIESGYVKSSDLLRQMFWVAEDKNVSLDLWENSLHPNFRYVAVNFAEAMEKGETFEAEYKIRNHKNKQEKWIYEKADVEFDRNGNPKRMIGVMLDVTRTKEQQIRIRRTLDQLRVAEKIAGIGYWEKNLETGRVFWGDNKYRLLDADKSMGPLSRKDLFEKIHPDDKEATLQAYENAEKNGSLDVSFRYKQSNGTYLTISEKADIVTDQNTGDRVLKGVSMDVSSFKEMESELEDERKRLKIITSLVSDVVWDWDLEKKEINWSEGIETVLGFNRKEIPDEEKFWISRIHPEDVDSVLESIDKALDRGKSFWSKEYRFFDHSEEIRYILDQGYIYRNKEGEAVRIIGAMIDQTESKHAEMVLGYQAKLLTDISDAVVATDDEMKITSWNRAAEELYGWSEEEVLGKPIEGVIVTEFENISRNETREVFKSEGEWSGEVIQYTKSGNAIQILSTVRMLSDSNDEFTGAVAVNKDITALKKIQKRLDYEQKRFEYVTSVVSDVIWDYNPKEGTVWWSEGLETHYKHAIPDLEDGHELWVNHIHPEDRDEITRKMKDDEDSGETEWRYEYRFIRGDGKVAHVNDSAFIVRDEEGEIERVIGAMNDITVQKEAEEELRRSEQQYRLLYRQSPLPMWIYDTETFRFLSVNDAAMETYGYSEKEFLKMTIFDLFLPEKQDLIRKEAAENLKQPRTSFDVWEQKVKSGETIFCELSGSNIYFRGEQQRLVVSVDVTEQKKAEELAIKSIVEGEERERHRIANELHDGLGQYLSAANMHLSTVYSDVENLHDAEEKAFKTGLQMLQYAISETRSISHNLLPKSIQDYGLKLAVESLINDLKQSMDIQFHLFQKYDDEELPDNIQINIYRIMQEALNNSIKHANCSIINAQLVFSDNELICTVEDDGVGFDPENPPGEGLGLQSIKTRVAAMSGNLDIDSKINIGTLITIIVPLQNG